CTAGAGCGAAATCAATTTGAGAATTTTGATATTAAAAGATCTCGGCTTGGAGtaaagcatcgttggcctcctcctgacTATTGATCGGCCACTTTCGTTTTCTtctgtttaaaaaaaatgaataagaaattattttcttaaaccATTCGGTTGCCTAGCCGATGCTTAAGAAAATAAAGGGGGCACGAGTGATATAATCGGCTGATTAGATTTAATCTTGCCGAGGATGAGTATATATAAAAGAGCTGCTTGCCGAGAGTTTGTTAGGCCGAGCTCGGCGTATTTGTCGAGAAATACTTCCCAAGTTATGTAACCAATATTTTGGGCTTAAACTTAACTTTTGAAACTGAGGGACCTAACTGGTCGCGGGCTTCAAGCAAGACTGAAACAGGATGTGGCTTTGGGTATCATGGACGACAGAGCGTGTAGGCTTCAATGGATGTATGGGTGCATATCAATTCATGCCATGCGGATGCGGtgaagtgtatatatatatatatatatatatatatataaaaccagGCCGAGCTCGGCCAAAGGTTGATTATCATGCCATAAAACATAGCACTTGCCCGACCCCAGTCATTCTCGGCCACACTTGCTCAACTATGAGTTCTTAATAGCATGATGTGTTTTTCGTTTGCCGAgaaatttttatcttcttcgGCGATACCACGAGATTTTAGTGGGTACGAGacttaatttccttaaccattcgaCTTACGagccgaagctcaaggaaactggggggcaatgtttggacccgattttacaccatcggcctaAGCGGTCGATGCCGTTGAGTAAGCATGGTTCTCAACCGTTGGATAAGAAAGTTAAGATATTAttgttaagagataatattattattttaatcgtAATAATTATCTCTTAACAAGTTATCTCGGTTTTAATGCAAAATAAATGGGATGGAGGCAAGTAGATTTGTGATGGGGACGTGAGCCTTGAATCAGGTTGGTTTGTTTTGCTGGACATGCTTGTATGCGATAAAGATGAAATTGAGATGGTGATGTGGTCAGGATAGCTTTTGGGATTAGTCAGGGACCAACAAACCTGATGTACATGTGGATTATCATTAGCATTGGATGACTAGGTGGCAGCCTTTGATTTTGCATGCGGCAAGTGAATATGAGTCCTGTTAGGATTCTGTCTCGGGCTAACATAGAGAGGTGATGACATCTATGGTTCCATGTAATTCAAGATTCTACAAATGCGTATGACGATTTCCAATTGGCTCACGAGTGATGAAAGGATAATTATCCTAATGCAACACACGGGATAATCAACGAGATTAGGGGATGATTATTCTACATGAAGTAATATTCCAAGAATCGTGTGTCATGGCTATAACTTGAGGATGAGGCAGTTCATTATGATAAATATAAAGCCACAGACAACATTCAAAGGACctcaaattcaacacacaactgcccttcacaaactctctcaacaatttgagattttttattttctcttttcgctggcacatcttccgttggcatcaacagcactgtgaaagcaaccggtgacatCTTCAGTcgacatagatagctctgtcaccgtagaatcagccgatctcgcaacatcttccgttggcatcaatagCACTACGCGTGAGGAcggttggttatctatccaagtcttggtcgagaaggatttctgaatccttattggatgaggtcatctcattagcattctcggcgaagtgaggtgttacgagttattacattcggcacattgaaagctgaatttgatattgaacttcacagaactagcagccttgtcttcaggctctagaacccgaaggccgagagtgttccttcctcggccgcagtctcgagattcagaagtcagcagcacacccaacgcaacatcaacaaattttactcctcggtcgagctcggccgacgagttggcacgccccgtactcaccgaatgacgtagttagcttatagattactcggcctgcgcgccacgtagggttggtagtttttagggtcaacaggtgtttattccttgcttttgatttctcttttgctttctctttttccttttggcagatggcagacaacgCTTCTGTATTGGTTGAGGAAGTGCGCATGCAATTCAATGCTCAACATAGAATCCAAAAAGATCAGATCCCATACCAATTATCTCTCCACCATTGTCTCCGACATTATCAGCTATCACTGCAAGGTTTCTTGGGTCATCATCGGGAATATTTCTTTCAACCTTGCCGACAAGATCTGCACCGACATAAGTAGCTTTGGTATATAttcctcctcatttttctttttctgctgttTGAACACAAGCTAGTGTACTCCAGCTGTAAAAACCTCATAAGAgtgcttttctttctttccattttaCCTTTATTCCACTTtcgctttctcaaaaaaaaaaaaaaaaagatttcacATGGCCCTGTAAAGAAGGTGCAGGGAATGGGTTGCGATTGAGCACTCTGGGTGGTACTACAACCCATAGAACCTCATGGCCGGGCTCTCAATTGCAGCCACCGATCCACGATGACTTCTGAGGTATAGGTCGCTTCTCATTTCTGAACCATCAAAACTCCCCTTACTCTTTCAAATTTGGACATGGTACCCCTTACTGCTTGAGTTGACTTTTCAACTTGGTAGATGAACGAACATAGCCCAGAAATTACCATTTTGCACAGACGAGATTTTGAAGGTCTTCGGGCTTTCCGGTGGGCTTCCATCTCAACGGCGCAGCAGGCGAGGCCGAAGGTCATTGCCTAGATAGAGCTGCGGGGGGCCCAGTTCATGAGGTCGTCGAACTCAGCGGCTTTAGAAAGGCCAGGAgggggcgggggggggggggggcggaaTGGGGATGACGAGAGGGAAGGGACGGTGGTGTGGAGAGAGAGGTATTAACAGAATGGCTGAGGAGAGACTAAAACCGCTTGAAGAATCTTCTTTTGTGAAACTTGTTCTTCCTTCACTGCCTCTCCTACCCCATTCGCCAGAAATCACTCTCCTCTGCTCCCAATCACATCAGCTGCAAAGAGAGAATATGGGAAAGAAACGAGCGGATGACAAAGACCTTCCACTCTTCCGATTCTCACCACCGAATTTTTCATTGTCGACCTTCTGTAGTTCAGGCTGGTACTCGATTGATACGGTGAACTTTGGTTGCCACAATGTGATTGGTGAGCCACACCGCCACGTGGTGAGGTCTTGTGCAGGGCGCACCGAAACGAGCCAGGGTGTGTCGTAGGGGAACATAGGCACGTTCTCTTGCTAGCGCCGCTGTTCCTGTTATTGTTCTTGCTGATGGGTAACCGATTCTTCATGGAAATTGAAAGGCCAAGAGAGCCGGGACGGTTTGCGAATCGTAAGGACCACGACGATGACGACAGGGAAAGAGAGTGGGCGTACATAGAGATGCGTGTGGGGGAGGCGGAGCTTTCGAAGAACGTCGACGCCCCAGAGGAGAAGCTCGAGGAGGTGGACGACAAGAAGCCTGATGACGAAGAAGAAAGGAACGGCAACGATTTGCGATGCTTGTACCTGTCAGATCTTGTTCTGGACGACGAAGCCACGACCATTGTCGCATAGTAGTTAAAAAAACATATAAGATGGTTATtctttctagagagagagatctgagaATTGTGAAGCTCGTTCGTAGCTGTTGCAGTGACCTGGAACGGAAGGTATAGGTTTTGCAGCGACTGTGCAGATGTTTGGTTCTTTGGTTTCTGCTGATTCACGGTGGAGTGTGGTGAGatctcacggtggtgagatgaaaatgtgaaagagaaccgacatagcttttcgtgttgtttcccacagacggcgccaaatgttgatgcataaaaccggaggggtcttggaacaacgtaaatcctaccgtgaatctgcaagaaatgtaaataacacaaaatgtatcgtggttcaccccaatgtttgggctacgtccacaccgattattgtatttctctgagaggattgtgaggaagagagctttgctctgaatatgagagagGATCTCAGGCCTAAGAAATTGGCCTCCCTTACttaggagagtgaggggtccttttatagaataagggctcctcacttattacatatttgcctcttcctttataacataattacatttgagtcccccgagtatttatacgagatctaaatacagatgccctaagtatggtacaaacaatattttCAATGCATTTGTTACATCAAATTCCATGAATATGTTACCTATATTtcttagggaactttaacgaaaaactcccggtagtgttcactttaacgaaaaccacatttttacactacaaagtcaatcatggtactattcactttatcctttattttgtctttatcgttaaaactcaaagttttcaaaccattttcattagttttttttagttCTTATGgatctattttatttttcagtttcATTAATGTAAATAACTATCTTATGAAATAATTCTTTTACAATATGTGCATGGCAAGACCTTTTCCATTAAGAGTGATATCTGATGAGATGGCATGTGTATGgatctattttatttttcagttacAGTAACTGCATGTGGACTTCGTCAAACACCATAGTCTGGCTCGGTGGATTATATCCGTCATTGTTTGATACAACAGTATATTGCACTAACAAGCGATagattataaggaaaactaatgaaaagggtttgaaaactttgagttttaatgataaggacaaaataaagggtaaagtgaatagtaccatgattgactttttagtgtaaaaatatggtttttcgttaaagtgaacagtactgggtgcttttcgttaaagttccctagatTATATCCGTCATTGTGGATGAGTTGCGCATAGAGGTTTCAGGGCTTCTTGTGAGGGAAGTTctgtttgaaattttgaaacggATAAATTATGGGAGTAAAATTACAAGCACACAGCAAACACTATTTGCGGATTGTGAAGAGTTCAAAGCAATGTAATGTATTACATTTTACTTTTCGGATTTCAATGCAATTGCAATCTTATATAACATCTTTCAAACATTTCAATCTCACACACAAAGTTttattttgttgcaattttaTACATACGTTAGTTAACCGTTAGTTTGACTGTTAAGTAATAATGTGACAAATGCATGATCCACATATTTGATGACGtaacatataaaaaataattggtTATCAAAGACAAATAAAAAGGGGCCCACCCCCTCTTCTCCCACCCGAGACCTCCATCACCATCTCCTTGTATCTCCAATGCATGTACGGTGTTCACAGTTGTGTGCAATGCTGCTGCATTTTCTCCCATTTCTCATCACACTACCGCCCCAAatccctctctcttcctctggtCACAGATGATAAAACCCGATCTGAAAttcgaaacccaaaacccagtTGCATGTTCGAGTTCTGGAGCTCAATTCGAAGGACCAAGTTGGAAACTTTCCCGGAAACCCACAGGGGATTGATAAATCGTGGCGTTTTCTGAATTGGGTTTCTGGAGATTACTCTGTTTGACCATTTTCTCGGAAAAGCTGGGGACTTTTTCTTCAGCTGACTGCTCTTTCCTCCGTGTTCTTCGCGCTACTAAGTTTGAATGTGAAAAATCCTCCACCACCACCCATCCCGTAGAACCACCATGTCAATCCTCCCCCTCCCAATCCCTACACCCCATTCCCaaattttccaaatttcttCTGATTCTTCGTCTTCCCAAATCTCCCTAAAATTTTCTCTCAATccgaaaataaaaaaccctctgAAAATATGTCACACATTTATCACGTCATCATTTAACATTAAACTAACGATTTAGCTAACAAATATGTGAAACTGTGACAAAATAAAAGTTCTGTGAAggagtaaaatataatttatccaatattttataaaaatctgTAATATTTTACAAGATTTGAtcaaccataaaaaaaaaaagacaaaataataaaatacgaaGACGGGacaaaaaaaacagtaaaaactaaaaagaatattCGCCTTCTAGATCTAGAGTTTACAAGGGTCGGTCAAAAAATGAGTTAACAGACCGAGTCAACATCCAAACCCAATCAGTCAACGTGTCAATCGCTCACTGCATCCGCCGACTCCGCCTGTCTCCGCTGTGTATATCGTGATTTATACTATCCCCCAAAAACGTCTTCGCCGCGTCCAAGCTCGGGAAATAAGTCGGCTCCAGAAATATCCGACTCAGCGAGTCACAGGTCTCCGGACTCACCACAACTCGGTTCCCCTTCGCCTCCAAGCTCCCCATCAACACCACCAGCACCTGCTTGTACGCGTAGTAGAAACGCTTCAGCGCCGACTCCATCGCCTGAAGCGCCTGCAGCACGTGGATCTTCTCCGAGCCGGAGTCGGAGTCCGAACCGGCCTTCTTCTCCGAGTACAGCCTCATCGCCGCCTCCTGAATCCGGGGCCCACCCTTGGGGTCCACCTCAACCCCCAATATGAACGGCACCTTATGCCTTAGTTCCTTGCAGAGCTTCGTCACCTCCACGAGCGCCTTCGATCTGAAGCAAAACGACTCCGTATCGTCCACCGTCTTGATCTGCAGCTGATTCTTCAGCCTCAAAAAATCGGCCGGGTCCATCAGAAGGTGGAGATCCTCTATCTCCGCCAGGAGCTTCCATATCCGTTCGATCACGTAACAGTCGCTCGCAGCCTTTTCGAAGTCTCGAGATTCGATGCGGCTCGTTACGCGCTTGAGAAGCTCCCGGCAAACGTGGACCCACGACTCGAGGACCTGGTGCGTGGCGTACACCGTCTGGTTCTCGTAGCTGTCGACGTGGGGGTCGTACGGGCTCTTCCTCAGCGTATGCAGCTCGCTCGGCTTGCAAACGGCGTCGTAATCCAGGTTCGGTTTCCCGGCGAGGTTCGGCTCACCCAGACCCAGCGAGTACGGACAGTTCCTCATCTCGCACTCGATCGAGTACAAGATCTTCTGCGCCATCCCTTCCGATTTCTGCCACGTGGCGAGTCGTGGCAGCAAACTGGCCTCGCTGATGCGGCTCACCACCGTGTGCTCCCCCGAACTCCACACCTCCGCCATGCTCCCGTCGCGGGCAAGCTCCCCATTCGACGTGCTGAGATCAACGATCGGCGCCATTCCGCGCGTCTCGCTGTCTTCCTCTTCGTCCTCGATCAACATGGCGATGAGCTGTATCTGGCTGGTAGTGAGCGACTCGAGCCGGCGCTTCCACTCGCGCCGGTTCGAATACGGTCTAGGATCGGACAAAACAGTCGAGAGGAACCGGAACGTGATTTCGAGAGCTTGGAGAGCCGGTTTGAGAATCGACTCGTTCTTCCAAGAGGGGAAGTCGTGGGAGCTCCAGAGCTGTCGGAGCTCCGGGAGGCGGAGGTACTGCTCGTAGGTGGAGCAGGACATATCGGAGGCGGCCGAAATATCGGTCTGGACTTGGGAGGCGGCGCGAAACGAACCGGGAACCGAAACGTGGAGCTTGTTGGAGAGCTTGGGGGATTTACTGGGCATGTTGGAGGAGATGATCTTTGCCTTCCAATCTAAATCAACCATTTTTCAGAAGAGAAACCgtctttgaaaatgtttttatgtttttgagaatttgtggATTTAGGATCTGAGTTGCGTTTGAACTGGATGAGGAGAGGAAACGGGTATTTATAGGGCAGAGGAAattgaagagaagaaaaggcGTGTGGATAAATGGGCATGAAGAATGAGGAATTTGAAAGTCGtggttttgaaaactaaattaaaaaaaaaaaaaggtcggtttttaatatttttgttttgtgggCACATGAAGCTTATCCATATCACCTAATGACTAACCCGTTACCAATACGGTGTGTCCGTAGCAGCGTAGCTTCTTAACAACCAAacgaatattaaataaaaatacaaaaactaaataaaaaaaggaaaaaagtcgGTTTAATTTTTAACTGTATTCCGCTATTAGTATTACATTGGGTTGTGTTTTTTCACGGTAATATTTTTGCTCATTATTTTTAAGTAATGGTAATACCCATTACTTTATTTATTATCGTtagataaatttaatttttgataTTTGTGTGGTGGGTAGACAcaaatttttaacattaaatttaTCTAATGTTAATAGATAAGGTGGTAAGCAATACCACCACTTGAGGGTTGTGAgaaaaaaatactttttttttttttctcacatgtaagtgagagattttagt
This region of Malus domestica chromosome 07, GDT2T_hap1 genomic DNA includes:
- the LOC103424478 gene encoding nematode resistance protein-like HSPRO2, which encodes MVDLDWKAKIISSNMPSKSPKLSNKLHVSVPGSFRAASQVQTDISAASDMSCSTYEQYLRLPELRQLWSSHDFPSWKNESILKPALQALEITFRFLSTVLSDPRPYSNRREWKRRLESLTTSQIQLIAMLIEDEEEDSETRGMAPIVDLSTSNGELARDGSMAEVWSSGEHTVVSRISEASLLPRLATWQKSEGMAQKILYSIECEMRNCPYSLGLGEPNLAGKPNLDYDAVCKPSELHTLRKSPYDPHVDSYENQTVYATHQVLESWVHVCRELLKRVTSRIESRDFEKAASDCYVIERIWKLLAEIEDLHLLMDPADFLRLKNQLQIKTVDDTESFCFRSKALVEVTKLCKELRHKVPFILGVEVDPKGGPRIQEAAMRLYSEKKAGSDSDSGSEKIHVLQALQAMESALKRFYYAYKQVLVVLMGSLEAKGNRVVVSPETCDSLSRIFLEPTYFPSLDAAKTFLGDSINHDIHSGDRRSRRMQ